GATCGCGGGTGAGACGACCAGCAACAGCAGTGGCGCCCCGGCCGCGGCGAGTTCCTCGCAGACGATCGCCAGCTCGGTGATGCCCGCCCCGCCGCCGCCGTACTGCTCGGGGGTGTTCACCCCGATGAACCCGAGGGCAGCGGCCTTCTCCCACAGCTCGGTGGTCACCTCGTGCTTGCGTGCCTTGGCCAGCCAGTAGTCCACTCCGAACTCGCGGCCGAGGTCCGCGACGGCCGCGCGCAACGCCAACTGCTCGGCGGTTTCGGCAAAATCCACGATCGGCTCCTCGCAGCGTCGGGCTGGATGGCCCAGACGCTACCGGCGTGGGCTGGTTGCCGTCACCGGCTCGAGGCTCACCAAGTCGCCGGCCGCAGCACCCCGACCAGCAATCCAGGCGCGATGTCTCGCGACACCCGACACCCGGCAGGCTCAGTGCCCACCTTCCAGAGCGGCCTGGACGGCGTAGTACTCGTCATTGGCCGAGCCGGGAGTGGGATCGGCGGCCAGGCGAAGCAGCCGGTGCTTCCTCAGCGACCGGAGCGCGCGCAGCGCCGTGTCGCGGTCGGCCGGCTCAGAAGTCCTCCAGAAACGCAGTCGCACCGGAACCTCCTCAGGGGGTCACCCTGAGGCCAGGTAAGGCCCAATCGGCGGTGGCGTTCCGAATTTCGCGTCTCATATTTCCAGATCGTCGTCGGAGCGATCGAAGAAGCGGTCGGAGCGGTCGGTTTCCTCAACTGTCCGGGCAGCGTCGGCGCCGTACTCCTCCTCCGCCCGCCGGTGCCGCAGCAGGTCCCAGCACCGGTCGAGCTCGCGCTCGATGGCCTCCAGCCGGCCGCGCTCGGCGGAGTTCAGGCCGATGCCGGTGTGCGTCGAGCGCAGCTGGCGCTCCTCGGCGACCAGGTCGTGGATCTGGTGCAGGATCGGTTGCTCACTCTCGTGTGACATCGCTGGCATCCCTTCGAGTCCGGACCGCTAGCCCACCGACGTCAACCCTACGGCCGGTCGTGGCCGGTCGTGGCCGGGCGGACCGGTCGACGCGGGTTGACACGGGTCGACGCGGGTCGACGCGGGTCAACGCGAGCCAACGCGAGTCGACGCTAGCGTGAGCCCATGACCGACACCCTGCCGGCCGATGACGCCGCTCACGAGCTGGCCCAACGTTGTATGCGCGCCATCCTCGATGCCGACGTGGCCTCGGCCTCGCTCGGCATGCGGGCGCTCTGGGTCACCCCTGGCCAGGCCGAGGTGGCGATGAGGGTGACCCCGATGATGCTCAACGGCCACCAGATCGGGCATGGCGGCATGATCTTCGCCCTTGCCGACACCGCCTTCGCGGTCGCCTGCAACAGCTACAACCGCACTACCGTGGCAGCCGGCTGCGACATCGACTTCGTTGCCCCGGTCCGTGCCGGGGACGAGCTGCGAGCGCTGGCCCAGGAGCGTTACCGGCAGGGCCGCAGCGGGCTCTACGACGTCACGGTCCGGCGTGGCGACGGTGTGGTGGTAGCCGAGATGCGGGGGCGGAGCCGCGAGATACCGGGCACGCTGGTGCCCGATCCCGCCCGCTGACAGCGACACGCGGCTGACGGCGACACGCGGCTGACGGTGACATGCGGCTGACGGTGACATGCGGCTGACAGCGGGCTGCCAGCGGGTGGGAGAGCCGCTCAGGCCGAGCTGGAGATCAACTGCAGCAGGGCGAGCGCATAGGCCTGCTCGGGGTCGGGGTGCTGCACCTGCACGGGCGCGGAGTTGATCTCCAGCCGTACCCGCCAGTCCTGCTCGACCCGGTCCAGGCCGCGAAACGTCCCGGCGAGCAGTTCGCGCAGCTGGCCTTCGCGCGGTAGCCAGACCGCGTCGCGGTCCTCCACCGAGTCCAGGGCCCATTCGGTGGTGCCGTTGAACCCGATGACCTGGCCATGCTCGAGCTGGTGCACCTCGACGGTCATGTCGCTGAGCACGAACACGTCCTCGTCCATGCCGCGGTCCACCACCACGAACCGGTCGCCGGCGGCCGGGGTCCAGCGCAGTCCGGCGTCGCGAAGCAAGCGCGCGGTTTCGATCGAGATCACCTCTCCAGTATGGCCAGCTCTGGCCGTCTCAGATCTTGAGGCAATCTTGAGCGCAGGCTCCAGGTGAGATTAATGTGAGATTGGCAAGGTAATGAGTGGCCGAGACCTGCTTTCGGCCCGCCAGCGCGATCAGATCACCGGATGGGAAGGGACGAGGGCGCGATGCGGATACGAACCGCTGCCGCAGTGCTTCTCGCCGCAACCCTATGGGCCGCGCCGTCGGTGGCCGAGGCCAGCTTCAACCAGCAGGCTGCCTCGGCCCAATCGGTAAGCACCGCGATGCTGCATCCGCCGACGAATCTGACCGGTTCGCGCCAGAACTGCAACCTCACGCTGACCTGGACTCCGACCGTGGATGCCAGGGCCACCGGTTATCAGTTGTTAAACGGGGCCAGCCTGCTGCAGACCATCACCCCGAAGACGGTCAGCACCCGGACGATCGCCCTCACCAAAAACGCGAACTACTCCCTGACGATGCGAACCGTGTACCTGAACTGGACCAGCAGT
The nucleotide sequence above comes from Jatrophihabitans sp.. Encoded proteins:
- a CDS encoding DUF2630 family protein is translated as MSHESEQPILHQIHDLVAEERQLRSTHTGIGLNSAERGRLEAIERELDRCWDLLRHRRAEEEYGADAARTVEETDRSDRFFDRSDDDLEI
- the paaI gene encoding hydroxyphenylacetyl-CoA thioesterase PaaI; amino-acid sequence: MTDTLPADDAAHELAQRCMRAILDADVASASLGMRALWVTPGQAEVAMRVTPMMLNGHQIGHGGMIFALADTAFAVACNSYNRTTVAAGCDIDFVAPVRAGDELRALAQERYRQGRSGLYDVTVRRGDGVVVAEMRGRSREIPGTLVPDPAR